The window CAAGATCACTACAGTGATATGGGCTGACAGTGTTGAGAGAGCCTTGGATGACCCACCAGAAGAGTGTTGTCGGACAGTGGCTAGAATGATGATGTAGGAGACGATCAAGATGAAGAAAGCACCTAGAGAGATGAATCCACTGTTGGCAGTGACTAAGAATTGTAGCTTATAGGTATCAGTGCAGGCAAGTTTTATGAACCGAGGAAGATCACAATAAAAACTATCTACTTTGTTGGGACCACAGAATGGCAATTTTATCACAAAAGCTAATTGGATTAATGAATGGATAAGGCCAATGATCCAGCCAGATATCAGAATAACAATGCATATTCTCAGGTTCATAATGGTCAAGTAGTGGAGAGGCTTACATATTGCAATATAACGGTCAAAGGCCATAGCTATGAGGAGCACCATCTCTACACCACCTATGCAATGAATAAAGAAGATCTGAGAAACACAGCCTCCAAAGGAGATTAATTTGTGCTTCTTGAAAAGGTCACAAATCATTTTAGGGGTCACAATGCAGGAATCAACCATGTCAATGAAAGAGAGATTAGCCAGCAGAAAATACATGGGAGAGTGTAGGTGAGGCTCAGAGATCACTGTGAGTACAATGAGGAAGTTACCCAGCATGCTTGCCATATAGaatacagaagagaacagaaagagaaaaagctgCAGTCCCCAAGAATTGGTGAGACCCATTAATACAAACTCATAAACCACAGATCGATTGGCTCCATCCATTGACTCAATCAAGTCAGCAGGGCCAACTCTGAAGTTAcctaaagggaagagaataaaaagagaatcaGAAATATGGACACTAAGTGGAGACTCTAAATGGAGGAGATATAGTTGTGCCTTGCAAAACAAATATTGCTACATGATAATTATCATGAATGCCATCATTATAATTCATGGCTGACACCCATAGAgcaaagcactttccaattaATCTAACCCAACCTattcagtttacagataaggagactggtATTCAGAAAATTCATCAGCAAAAACATGTTATAATGTACTTTGATCTTAACATGCCTTTTAATGTGAACATTGAAAAAGGGATTCCATTATGCttattaattaaattttcttttttatgcaaGTAATTATCCAGATGTTCCTTCCATCTGTCCATCCCAGTATTTTTAGTGCCATATTTGTTTGAAATGTCCTGTGCTAGAGGGCAGAGACTATGTGTTTTTTGATTGACTTTTCAGACAAACTGGCCCATATAAGTTTTCTGACAATGGTTAATATGAGACTCAAGG is drawn from Dromiciops gliroides isolate mDroGli1 chromosome 2, mDroGli1.pri, whole genome shotgun sequence and contains these coding sequences:
- the LOC122741929 gene encoding olfactory receptor 4F3/4F16/4F29-like, whose protein sequence is MDGANRSVVYEFVLMGLTNSWGLQLFLFLFSSVFYMASMLGNFLIVLTVISEPHLHSPMYFLLANLSFIDMVDSCIVTPKMICDLFKKHKLISFGGCVSQIFFIHCIGGVEMVLLIAMAFDRYIAICKPLHYLTIMNLRICIVILISGWIIGLIHSLIQLAFVIKLPFCGPNKVDSFYCDLPRFIKLACTDTYKLQFLVTANSGFISLGAFFILIVSYIIILATVRQHSSGGSSKALSTLSAHITVVILFFGPCIFVYVWPFPTLSLDKFLAIFDSVITPFLNPTIYTFRNKEMKVAMKRLWNQLMKSQTFS